One Camelina sativa cultivar DH55 chromosome 3, Cs, whole genome shotgun sequence genomic window carries:
- the LOC104777628 gene encoding uncharacterized protein LOC104777628: MALPHHLDPHLQDSKNFREFCGIDGQISPELGFDSSANLHNQSQHPPYIPPFHVADFAPGPVVQIDGSDGGGGGGNGADFEWNYGLGLEPRRERVIKEQDFLENNSQISSIDFWQARSVSTGLGLSLDNARVADVQVLWCKRRVYVVAAM; encoded by the exons ATGGCTCTTCCTCACCATTTAGATCCACACCTTCAAGATTCCAAGAATTTCAG GGAATTTTGCGGAATCGACGGCCAGATTTCGCCGGAATTAGGGTTTGACAGCTCTGCAAACCTCCATAATCAATCTCAGCATCCTCCATATATTCCTCCAT TTCATGTTGCTGATTTTGCACCTGGACCGGTAGTGCAAATTGATGGTtctgatggtggtggtggtggtggtaatggAGCTGACTTTGAGTGGAACTATGGTCTTGGTCTTGAGCCAAGACGTGAGAGGGTAATTAAGGAACAAGATTTTTTGGAGAACAATTCTCAGATATCTTCTATTGATTTTTGGCAAGCTCGGTCTGTATCAACCGGATTGGGTCTTTCCCTAGACAATGCTCGTGTTGCTGATGTGCAGGTTTTGTGGTGTAAGAGACGTGTGTATGTTGTTGCTGCCATGTAA